The DNA region CCTTTGCGGCCCAGGCGCGCCGCCCCGATGATGAGCTGCGCAGCTGCCGGCAGGTTCAGCGCGCTGAGACCTACGCCCAGTACATTGGCACGGGCATGGTTTCGTTCGGCGGCTAACGTCCCGGACGTGGTTTGCTCCTGCATGACTACCGTTTTGATGGAACGCCGATACCGCTGGGGTTGTCCTGCCGGGCGCTCCAAATGCATGGCTTCGCCGCATTCATTACCCTTATCGGCACAAATCAGTCCGGGTACACCCCTCGAAGCAACTCGAAGCGATGGGGCTGCGCCGGCCTTGATCATGCGGGCTAGTGAACACCGTGGAAAAGCATTGACGCAAGACGCAAATCCGGGTTGCGCGCCGGATCGGACCTCAACCTGGCCGGCCAAACACCCGTGCCGGCCTCGGCGCGCGGCCTGCGAAAGAGTGGCTTGGCGCACTGAGCGGCGAGCCGGATTCAGGGGGAGCTTGGCTTGGCCCCGCGCGATTGGTCATGCGAATCGCAACCGTGGACAAGTTTTTTCGGTGAGCCCATGCGAAGATCAATGACACAGACGCAACCGGGATTGCGCATCAGAAGGGGGGGCAGGTGGCGGAGGGAAACCGCCTTTTTGACACGCAACCTGCAGAAATGACAGATGTTGCCCAAGGTCCATATCGCCGTCACGGGTTTGCAGGGTGAAGCGGTTTTTTCCGAACCGTTCGACCTGCTCGCGACTGAGTTGGCGCCGCGTCTGTGCGAGCGAGGTCACCGCGTCACGTTGTACCGTGCCGCTCAGTCCGGGCCAACGTGCCCGGCCCGGCCGCCGGGGCTGAACGAAGCGGCGCTGCCGGGCACTGAGGCGACGCTGGGCCGGAGTCTGACTACGAACCTGTTTGGCACGATCCAGGCCTGCCTTGGTTCCGCCGACGTTCTGTTGCAAGTGCACGCCGGGGGTGGCTGGTTCCAGTGGTTCCCGCACCTGCTCGGGCGCCGCATCGTTTTGCAGGTGGCCGGCCTGGATGCGCTTGACCGGCGGCACGGCCCGGTCGCGGACGCCTGGTTGCGGCACGCCGCCACCGTCGGATGCCGGCTCGCTTCCCGGGTGGTGGTTGAGTCGGAGCATGCCCGTCGCATTTACGAGCGCCGCTTCGGTAAACCGTGTGAACTCATCAGTTACGGTGCGAACCTGATCAGTTCGACGAACCCGGCGTTGCTGGCGCCCCTTGGCCTCATTGCCGGCGGTTATTACCTCTGCGTGGCCGAGCTCCTCGGCCTCGAGCGGATCGAGCTCATCGCGGAAGGGGGCATGCGATCCGGCACCCTTCGGCCGATCGTGGTGGCGGCCCGGCAGGAATGGCCGCTGGACCATCCTGCCTCCGAGAGTAATCTCACGCAGGTAACCCAGGAAAGACTCGGCAAATCCACGAAGGTAGTCAGGGTTCCGCCAGATTCGGCGTTATGGCGGGAGTTGCTGGTCCATGCCTTCGCCTATATCCACAGTGATCCGCCCGGCAGGCCTCACCCGATGATCCTCAATGCCCTGGGCGGCGGTGCCTGCGTACTGGCCGAAGACACTCCGTATGCCCGTGAAGTGCTCGCGGAAGGTGCCTACGGCCTTTTCTGGACCGCATCACCGAGGAACGTGGCAGAGCAGATCCGGCAACTCGAGCACAACCCGGCGTTACCGGAAAGATTTCGCCAGCTTGCCAAACGCCGCATCCAGGAACGCTATTCATGGGACCGGATCACAGACGAATACGAGCGGCTTCTGGTCCAGGTCTGCTCAGAATCCGCGCGTCCCACGGAGAGAGAAAGTTAGGCCGGTTGCCGCGCGCCCGGACCGGCCGACGGGGCATATAGGGGTTGCGGATCAACCGGGGTTATCCCGTAAACCGCAACCGCAAACGGCTGCTTTGATCCGCAACCCGCAACCCGCAGTCCGCATAACTGATCAACGTCTCGGGTTAACTTCTTAACTTCTCTACCGTCCCGCCATCGTCAGCGTGACTGTTCTAACACGTAAATATGCATTGCCGGGGGAAGCGACCCGGGCGTGAGCTCGAGTTGGGGGCCGCCGACCCGGGTGATCGACTCGGCCGGATAGCGTGCCAGGAAGTCGTCAACCGGCAGGATATTGAGCACGCCGCGCGGGCTGTAATAATGCATCGGAATAATCGCCCGGGGTTGGATCGCCTTGATGGCGGCATCCAGATCATCGTATCCGATCGTCGCGTGGGCACCGGCGAGTGCCAGAAGCAGGTCGACGTTCCCCCGTAACGCCTCCAGATGGGCGGGTAAGATGGGGTTTCCGATGTCGCCCATGTGCAGCACGCGGATGCCGCCGAGGGTGAAGAGGTACAACGCGTTCGCGTCCGGATCGCGTCCGAAATCCCACGTGTAACTCTCCATGGCCGGAAAGGAACGGATCTGCAACCCTCGTACGGTCTTTCCCTCCGGCGGCAGTTCCAGCGCGTTGATCACGGTTGGGCTGCCGAGCACGTGACTCGGGTCGGAGTGGAACGAATCGGTGGCCGAACTCATGATGACGAGGTCGGCGGGTTCGTTGATCGGGTCAAAGCCGGACCCTTTCGGGCCGGGCGTGTAAGGGTCAGTAATGACGGTCAGCCCGTCAGCTGCGAGGCGAAAACTGGCATGAGCATAAAAGGTGATCTTCATTAGCCTCCTTCTGAGGTGGGAACAATCAAAGTGTGTGTTGGGTAAGCTGGCATGGCCGCGTCAGGATGCGTGCCGGCCTCGCGGCAGGCGGCGGCAAGTACCGCATCGCCGAATCCATCGCCGTTGCGAGTCAGGCAGAAGCCACCTTCTCACCTAAGAACAGATCCCAAACTTCCACCATGCCTTCGGTGTTGTTCGGGAACGCCTTCAGGTGCGGAGATTCCATGTGCCGCTCCCAAACCGGACGGTTGGCCCAGTTTTCGTAGAACATGATCGTGCCCGGGTCTTCGACCGAGCGGAACATGTCATAGTTTATACACCCTTCCTCAGCCAGGGTCGGCGCGATGAGTTTACGACACTCCTCAAAGAGTTTATCCTCGGCGCCGCCTTTGGCTTTCAATTTGGCGATAACGGTGAGTTGCGACATTTGGCCACCTTCTTTGATCCGCTGAAAAAGTGTCAACAAAAATGCCGCCGGCGGACTTTACCCGCGCTTTTAAGAACGGTTTGGTTGAGATGCGCCGGCCGGCTTCCGGCCGTGCATAGAACTGCATTCGACTGAAGGCGGCTGCCCCGCCTCCGGAAAGGAAGTTAGCTGCAACGGGCCCGCCTCTCCGGGCATCTGCTCACAAAT from Verrucomicrobiota bacterium includes:
- a CDS encoding glycosyltransferase is translated as MLPKVHIAVTGLQGEAVFSEPFDLLATELAPRLCERGHRVTLYRAAQSGPTCPARPPGLNEAALPGTEATLGRSLTTNLFGTIQACLGSADVLLQVHAGGGWFQWFPHLLGRRIVLQVAGLDALDRRHGPVADAWLRHAATVGCRLASRVVVESEHARRIYERRFGKPCELISYGANLISSTNPALLAPLGLIAGGYYLCVAELLGLERIELIAEGGMRSGTLRPIVVAARQEWPLDHPASESNLTQVTQERLGKSTKVVRVPPDSALWRELLVHAFAYIHSDPPGRPHPMILNALGGGACVLAEDTPYAREVLAEGAYGLFWTASPRNVAEQIRQLEHNPALPERFRQLAKRRIQERYSWDRITDEYERLLVQVCSESARPTERES
- a CDS encoding MBL fold metallo-hydrolase, which gives rise to MKITFYAHASFRLAADGLTVITDPYTPGPKGSGFDPINEPADLVIMSSATDSFHSDPSHVLGSPTVINALELPPEGKTVRGLQIRSFPAMESYTWDFGRDPDANALYLFTLGGIRVLHMGDIGNPILPAHLEALRGNVDLLLALAGAHATIGYDDLDAAIKAIQPRAIIPMHYYSPRGVLNILPVDDFLARYPAESITRVGGPQLELTPGSLPPAMHIYVLEQSR
- a CDS encoding antibiotic biosynthesis monooxygenase; translated protein: MSQLTVIAKLKAKGGAEDKLFEECRKLIAPTLAEEGCINYDMFRSVEDPGTIMFYENWANRPVWERHMESPHLKAFPNNTEGMVEVWDLFLGEKVASA